Proteins from one Thermodesulfobium sp. 4217-1 genomic window:
- the glf gene encoding UDP-galactopyranose mutase translates to MFSFITVGAGLSGSVIVERIASILNQKVLIIEKRNHIGGNCYDYKDENNIIVHKYGPHLFHTDYKEVFDYLSNFTDWELYHHRVLAFIDGKKVSIPFNLNTLYEVFPENLAKTLEVKLINKYDYNSKVPILELLKEEDKDLRFLADFVYNKIFKNYTAKQWGLKPEEIDPQVTARIPIYISRDNRYFTDKYQAVPKEGYSKIFERMLNHPNIKIMLNTDFKEVLSIDFKNKKIFFIGQEFKGKLIFTGMIDELFDFKYGFLPYRSLDLKFETGDKEYYQETPVVNYPNDYDFTRITEFKHIHPVETKKTTILKEYPKSYQPNKDIPYYPVFTKENRELYNKYKEEAEKFKNLILVGRLAEYRYYDMDDVVKRALEVFEERVR, encoded by the coding sequence ATGTTTAGTTTCATTACAGTAGGCGCTGGTTTATCAGGATCTGTTATAGTAGAAAGAATAGCCAGTATCTTAAATCAAAAAGTATTAATAATAGAAAAAAGAAACCATATTGGCGGAAACTGCTATGATTACAAAGATGAAAATAACATAATAGTCCACAAGTATGGACCACATCTTTTTCATACAGATTATAAGGAAGTATTTGACTATCTATCAAATTTTACAGATTGGGAGCTTTATCACCATAGAGTGTTAGCCTTTATAGATGGTAAGAAAGTGTCAATACCATTTAATCTAAATACCCTTTACGAAGTCTTTCCGGAGAACTTAGCTAAAACATTAGAGGTTAAACTAATAAACAAATATGATTACAACTCAAAAGTGCCTATTTTAGAGCTTTTAAAAGAAGAGGATAAGGATTTAAGATTTTTAGCAGATTTTGTTTACAACAAGATATTCAAAAACTACACAGCAAAGCAATGGGGATTAAAGCCAGAAGAAATAGATCCACAAGTAACGGCAAGAATACCAATTTACATAAGTAGAGATAATAGATACTTTACTGATAAATACCAAGCAGTGCCAAAAGAAGGATATTCTAAAATATTTGAAAGAATGCTAAATCACCCGAATATAAAAATTATGTTGAATACAGATTTTAAAGAAGTGTTGAGTATAGACTTTAAAAACAAAAAGATTTTCTTCATAGGACAAGAGTTTAAAGGGAAACTAATATTTACAGGTATGATAGATGAACTTTTTGATTTTAAATATGGATTCTTGCCTTATCGTAGTTTAGATCTAAAGTTTGAAACCGGGGATAAAGAGTATTATCAGGAAACTCCTGTAGTGAATTATCCGAACGATTACGATTTTACCCGGATTACTGAGTTTAAGCATATACATCCTGTGGAAACTAAAAAAACTACTATACTAAAAGAATATCCAAAGTCTTACCAGCCAAACAAGGACATTCCTTATTATCCTGTTTTTACTAAAGAAAACAGAGAACTTTATAACAAATACAAAGAAGAGGCAGAAAAATTTAAAAATTTAATACTTGTCGGTAGGCTTGCAGAATACAGATATTATGACATGGATGATGTTGTAAAAAGAGCTTTAGAAGTGTTTGAGGAGAGGGTTAGATGA